A stretch of the Dyella telluris genome encodes the following:
- a CDS encoding TonB-dependent siderophore receptor codes for MPVPFTRSALLVAITLALAVPAHADDQTEATSPSSGKTTQKDDKKPVALDAVNVVYSTTKTETPVVAIPQSVSTITPDRMQLYGVQGLDEAVRYMAGAVGGSYGADPRSDWILVRGYDPAKFLDGLALPSGDWTADSRIEPYGLERVEVNKGPSSAMYGQQPPGGMIDMTTKRPSLDAPHEITATIGSFGQKQLSGDTGGQLDNDGHWLWRLVALARQGDSNIKHSKDDRYYFAPSLTWQPDDNTSFTLLPRYQRTLSDGVGGFLPSQGTLYPNPNGQIPRDVNPGEPGYDHYWKTDESIGYAFTHRFNDIWSFRQDLRLQNEKVDHRSIGSLGLQDDLRTLNRYNYPLVDHANVFAVDNQVEAKFDQGNVQHNVLMGVDYLHSHNDYKSGFGSAPSIDIFDPVYGQPIPAAPYTYHTNSLLEQLGAYVQDQITIGKWGITASGREDWVSNDVRDLIANTRDKQNDNAFSGRLGVNYTTDIGLVPYVAYSHSFKTTVGTTFDGSAYKPITGDQFEGGLKYQTPDGRTLITGAVYQLTQKNALTVDPDHLFFSLQQGQTRTRGAELEANVAVTDHLSMTAAYAYTDAKVTHANDATLGKQVALVPKQQASVSADYSVHEGVLAGLGFGGGVRFIGEHYGDAYNQFRTGGYTLFDANAHYDVQNWRFQVTAANLFDREYVSACNSAIWCYYGYPREITVSARYRW; via the coding sequence ATGCCCGTCCCCTTCACCAGAAGTGCGCTTCTGGTAGCGATCACGCTTGCACTGGCCGTACCGGCCCACGCCGACGACCAGACCGAGGCCACGTCGCCCTCTTCCGGCAAAACCACGCAGAAGGACGACAAGAAGCCCGTCGCCCTCGATGCGGTCAACGTCGTCTATTCCACGACCAAGACGGAAACCCCTGTCGTGGCGATTCCGCAGTCGGTCAGCACGATCACGCCCGACCGCATGCAGTTGTATGGCGTGCAGGGTCTGGACGAAGCCGTGCGCTATATGGCCGGCGCAGTGGGCGGCAGCTACGGCGCCGACCCGCGCAGCGACTGGATCCTGGTGCGCGGTTACGACCCCGCCAAGTTCCTTGATGGCCTGGCCCTGCCCAGCGGCGACTGGACGGCCGACTCGCGCATCGAGCCGTATGGGCTGGAGCGCGTGGAAGTGAACAAGGGCCCGTCGTCGGCGATGTACGGCCAGCAGCCGCCGGGCGGCATGATCGACATGACCACCAAGCGCCCCAGCCTGGACGCACCACACGAAATCACCGCCACCATCGGCAGCTTCGGCCAGAAGCAGCTGTCCGGCGACACCGGCGGCCAGCTCGACAACGACGGCCACTGGCTGTGGCGCCTGGTGGCGCTGGCCCGTCAGGGCGATTCGAACATCAAGCATTCGAAGGATGATCGTTATTACTTCGCGCCCAGCCTGACCTGGCAGCCGGACGACAACACCTCCTTCACCCTGCTGCCGCGCTACCAGCGCACGCTCTCCGATGGCGTGGGTGGCTTCCTGCCCTCGCAGGGCACGCTGTATCCGAACCCAAACGGGCAGATTCCGCGTGACGTGAATCCAGGCGAGCCGGGCTACGACCATTACTGGAAAACCGACGAGTCGATCGGTTACGCCTTCACCCACCGCTTCAACGACATCTGGTCGTTCCGTCAGGACCTGCGCCTGCAGAATGAAAAGGTGGATCACCGCTCCATCGGCAGCCTGGGCCTGCAGGACGATCTGCGCACGCTCAACCGCTACAACTACCCGCTGGTGGACCACGCCAACGTGTTCGCGGTGGACAACCAGGTCGAGGCAAAATTCGACCAGGGCAACGTGCAGCACAACGTGCTGATGGGCGTGGATTACCTGCACAGCCACAACGACTACAAGTCGGGCTTCGGCTCCGCACCGTCCATCGACATCTTTGATCCCGTCTACGGCCAGCCGATTCCGGCCGCGCCGTACACGTATCACACCAACAGCCTGCTGGAGCAGCTGGGTGCCTACGTGCAGGACCAGATCACCATCGGCAAGTGGGGCATCACCGCCAGCGGTCGCGAAGACTGGGTGAGCAACGACGTGCGCGACCTGATCGCCAACACGCGCGACAAGCAGAACGACAACGCGTTCTCCGGCCGCCTGGGCGTGAACTACACCACCGACATCGGGCTGGTGCCGTACGTTGCGTACTCGCACTCGTTCAAGACCACGGTGGGCACCACGTTCGACGGCAGCGCGTACAAGCCCATCACCGGCGATCAGTTCGAAGGCGGCCTGAAGTACCAGACACCCGATGGCCGCACGCTGATCACCGGCGCGGTGTACCAGCTGACGCAGAAGAACGCGCTCACCGTCGACCCCGACCACCTGTTCTTCTCGCTGCAGCAGGGCCAGACGCGCACACGTGGCGCGGAGCTGGAAGCGAATGTGGCAGTGACCGATCACCTGAGCATGACGGCGGCGTATGCCTATACCGATGCCAAGGTCACCCATGCCAACGACGCTACGCTGGGCAAGCAGGTAGCGCTGGTGCCCAAGCAGCAGGCATCGGTATCGGCCGACTACAGCGTTCACGAAGGCGTGCTGGCGGGCCTCGGCTTTGGCGGCGGCGTGCGCTTCATCGGCGAACACTACGGCGATGCGTACAACCAGTTCCGCACCGGCGGCTACACCCTGTTCGACGCCAACGCGCACTACGACGTGCAGAACTGGCGCTTCCAGGTGACCGCGGCAAATCTGTTTGACCGCGAGTACGTCTCGGCCTGCAACAGCGCCATCTGGTGCTACTACGGCTATCCACGCGAGATCACCGTGTCGGCGCGTTATCGCTGGTAA
- a CDS encoding sulfotransferase family protein, with protein MFQRIHFISGLPRSGSTLLAALLRQNPRFHADMSGPLAGLFTSLLGDMSERNEFSMFIDEGKRQRVLRGLFENFYADASADVVFDTNRGWCVRMPALATLFPQSKVIACVRHVPWIVDSVERLIRQNAFQPSAIFNYSPGGTVYTRANGIAGSDGLLGFAYDALKEAFYGEHANRLMLVQYETLVSQPAKALAAIYDFIGEPTYPHNVDQVEYDATAFDTKAGTPGLHAVRPKVEARERESILPPDLFRRFENDAFWRDPGLNPRGVRIV; from the coding sequence ATGTTCCAACGCATCCATTTCATTTCCGGCCTGCCACGGTCGGGTTCCACGCTGCTGGCCGCACTGCTTCGCCAGAATCCTCGCTTCCATGCTGACATGAGCGGCCCGCTGGCCGGCCTGTTCACCTCGCTGCTGGGTGACATGAGCGAGCGCAACGAGTTCTCGATGTTCATCGACGAGGGCAAGCGCCAGCGCGTGCTGCGCGGCCTGTTCGAGAATTTCTACGCCGACGCATCCGCGGACGTGGTGTTCGACACCAATCGTGGCTGGTGCGTGCGCATGCCTGCCCTCGCCACGCTGTTTCCCCAGAGCAAGGTGATCGCCTGCGTGCGTCACGTGCCGTGGATCGTGGACAGCGTCGAGCGCCTGATCCGCCAGAACGCGTTCCAGCCCTCCGCCATTTTCAATTACAGCCCCGGCGGCACCGTCTACACGCGCGCCAATGGCATCGCCGGTTCCGATGGCTTGCTCGGCTTTGCGTACGACGCACTGAAAGAAGCGTTCTACGGCGAGCACGCCAACCGCCTGATGCTGGTGCAGTACGAAACCCTGGTGAGCCAGCCGGCCAAGGCCCTGGCTGCCATCTACGATTTCATCGGCGAGCCGACTTACCCGCACAACGTCGATCAGGTGGAGTACGACGCCACCGCCTTCGACACCAAGGCCGGCACGCCGGGCCTGCATGCGGTGCGCCCGAAAGTCGAAGCGCGCGAACGCGAAAGCATTCTCCCGCCGGATCTGTTCCGCCGCTTCGAGAACGACGCCTTCTGGCGCGATCCGGGCCTGAATCCGCGCGGCGTGCGCATCGTCTGA